A single window of Culicoides brevitarsis isolate CSIRO-B50_1 chromosome 3, AGI_CSIRO_Cbre_v1, whole genome shotgun sequence DNA harbors:
- the LOC134833777 gene encoding uridine phosphorylase 1 isoform X1, translating into MASKVQSHANGHTNGTKNGMENGNGYKNGENGNKSEEEIEKEYEESVEEIKKLTRYDDGSVKLRNPHLELMDQDILYHLALGSGSHDLPEMFGDVKFVCMGGTPKRMETFAHFIMDEIGYKLPAGTQLQDISQFSYRYSMYKVGPVLCVSHGMGVPSLGILLHEIIKLMYHAKCKDPVFIRIGTCGGIGIDGGTVVISDDAVDGLLRSVYEVPVLGVNKQRPAVLDKRLVREIKSLADPEDPYDTIVGKTMCCNDFYEGQGRLDGAFCDFTEAEKMEFLQRICDFGVVNIEMECTIFAALTHHAGIKAAIVCVALLDRLKGDQVSSPKEVMNEWQLRPQALVARFIRKRMAQAGQLKPLLHAGGSIKSPRRFKLVQQESEAHE; encoded by the exons atgGCTTCGAAAGTACAATCTCATGCCAATGGGCATACAAATGGTACGAAAAATGGCATGGAAAACGGAAATGGAtataaaaatggagaaaatggCAATAAAAGTGAAGAAGAGATTGAGAAGGAATATGAAGAAAgtgttgaagaaattaaaaagttgacaag gtACGATGATGGAAGTGTCAAGCTGCGCAATCCCCATCTCGAGCTAATGGACCAAGATATTTTATACCATTTGGCCTTAGGTAGCGGTAGTCATGATTTACCCGAAATGTTTGGCGATGTtaag tTTGTTTGTATGGGAGGCACACCGAAACGTATGGAGACATTTGCGCACTTCATTATGGATGAAATAGGTTACAAACTTCCCGCTGGAACGCAATTACAAGACATTAGTCAGTTTTCGTATCGGTATTCCATGTACAAG gttGGTCCCGTTTTGTGCGTTTCTCACGGCATGGGAGTGCCATCTTTGGGCATTTTATTGCACGAAATCATCAAACTGATGTATCACGCGAAATGCAAGGACCCCGTTTTCATCCGAATCGGCACATGCGGCGGCATTGGCATCGACGGAGGCACCGTTGTGATCAGCGATGATGCTGTCGACGGACTTTTGCGCAGCGTTTACGAAGTGCCCGTACTCGGAGTCAACAAACAACGTCCCGCAGTGCTCGATAAACGTCTCGTGCGTGAAATTAAGTCCCTCGCAGACCCCGAAGACCCTTACGACACAATCGTGGGCAAGACAATGTGCTGCAACGACTTTTACGAGGGACAAGGACGACTCGATGGTGCCTTCTGCGATTTCACGGAAGccgaaaaaatggaatttttgcaACGGATATGCGATTTTGGTGTCGTCAACATCGAAATGGAGTGCACAATTTTCGCGGCGCTTACTCATCATGCGGGAATTAAGGCAGCAATTGTTTGTGTCGCTTTGCTGGATCGTTTGAAGGGCGATCAAGTGAGTTCGCCGAAGGAAGTTATGAACGAATGGCAATTACGCCCTCAAGCACTTGTCGCAAGATTCATTCGGAAACGCATGGCGCAAGCAGGACAGCTCAAACCGTTGTTGCATGCCGGCGGAAGCATCAAAAGTCCCCGCAGATTCAAATTGGTGCAACAAGAATCGGAAGCGCACGAATAA
- the LOC134833777 gene encoding uridine phosphorylase 1 isoform X2: MSRRLNERSLSDEEIDEYDDGSVKLRNPHLELMDQDILYHLALGSGSHDLPEMFGDVKFVCMGGTPKRMETFAHFIMDEIGYKLPAGTQLQDISQFSYRYSMYKVGPVLCVSHGMGVPSLGILLHEIIKLMYHAKCKDPVFIRIGTCGGIGIDGGTVVISDDAVDGLLRSVYEVPVLGVNKQRPAVLDKRLVREIKSLADPEDPYDTIVGKTMCCNDFYEGQGRLDGAFCDFTEAEKMEFLQRICDFGVVNIEMECTIFAALTHHAGIKAAIVCVALLDRLKGDQVSSPKEVMNEWQLRPQALVARFIRKRMAQAGQLKPLLHAGGSIKSPRRFKLVQQESEAHE; this comes from the exons gtACGATGATGGAAGTGTCAAGCTGCGCAATCCCCATCTCGAGCTAATGGACCAAGATATTTTATACCATTTGGCCTTAGGTAGCGGTAGTCATGATTTACCCGAAATGTTTGGCGATGTtaag tTTGTTTGTATGGGAGGCACACCGAAACGTATGGAGACATTTGCGCACTTCATTATGGATGAAATAGGTTACAAACTTCCCGCTGGAACGCAATTACAAGACATTAGTCAGTTTTCGTATCGGTATTCCATGTACAAG gttGGTCCCGTTTTGTGCGTTTCTCACGGCATGGGAGTGCCATCTTTGGGCATTTTATTGCACGAAATCATCAAACTGATGTATCACGCGAAATGCAAGGACCCCGTTTTCATCCGAATCGGCACATGCGGCGGCATTGGCATCGACGGAGGCACCGTTGTGATCAGCGATGATGCTGTCGACGGACTTTTGCGCAGCGTTTACGAAGTGCCCGTACTCGGAGTCAACAAACAACGTCCCGCAGTGCTCGATAAACGTCTCGTGCGTGAAATTAAGTCCCTCGCAGACCCCGAAGACCCTTACGACACAATCGTGGGCAAGACAATGTGCTGCAACGACTTTTACGAGGGACAAGGACGACTCGATGGTGCCTTCTGCGATTTCACGGAAGccgaaaaaatggaatttttgcaACGGATATGCGATTTTGGTGTCGTCAACATCGAAATGGAGTGCACAATTTTCGCGGCGCTTACTCATCATGCGGGAATTAAGGCAGCAATTGTTTGTGTCGCTTTGCTGGATCGTTTGAAGGGCGATCAAGTGAGTTCGCCGAAGGAAGTTATGAACGAATGGCAATTACGCCCTCAAGCACTTGTCGCAAGATTCATTCGGAAACGCATGGCGCAAGCAGGACAGCTCAAACCGTTGTTGCATGCCGGCGGAAGCATCAAAAGTCCCCGCAGATTCAAATTGGTGCAACAAGAATCGGAAGCGCACGAATAA